In Persicimonas caeni, a single window of DNA contains:
- a CDS encoding SLC13 family permease: protein MTTGMLIVLVIVAVAVVLFVFEPVPIDVTALLVLVLLVLLEPWTQIGPLEAVSGFSNPATITVLAMLILSEGVRRTGVVESLGRRLSKVVNTSERRHLAATIGMSGPISGLMNNTPVVALLMPVVNDMAHKAKISPSKLLLPLSYASMLGGMLTLIGTSTNILASDLSARLLDHRMGMFEFTHLGLIVLVVGAVYLIFAAPKLLPERIKPREDYLEEYAVGPYLTEVCVGEDAPMIGLRVGKWLEIQKLRVDVLALIRGDEKYDHPYRDNTLQPGDMLLVHASRRRLDELMAVEGIDALTSPELTPDEIITAGDFNSVVELVIPSGSRLEGQAVAESKIAERFDAFILAIRRGGETIRERLSRQTLAGGDTLLVQTTPEGVETMQRSQDVVVLVKQEREAFRREKRPWMYAIILGVIGFAAADLVPIVVSALAGVVAMVLTGVLRPSEMYAAVDWRVIFLLAGIIPLGIALEQTGTASYLGQLLASSAYVLPTIVVLWLFYIATGLITEVISNNASVLLMIPVAVETAGYIDANPFAFVLAVMFAASTAFLGPVGYQTNLFVYGPGGYRVSDFVRLGAPLQLVMSVVTVGGIALFWGV from the coding sequence ATGACCACCGGCATGCTCATCGTGTTGGTCATCGTGGCGGTGGCCGTCGTGCTCTTCGTGTTCGAGCCGGTTCCCATCGACGTCACCGCGTTGCTGGTGCTCGTCCTGCTGGTACTGCTCGAGCCGTGGACGCAGATCGGACCCCTGGAGGCCGTCTCCGGGTTCTCCAACCCCGCCACCATCACCGTCTTGGCGATGCTGATCCTGAGCGAGGGCGTGCGCCGCACCGGCGTAGTCGAGAGCCTGGGGCGTCGACTCAGCAAAGTGGTGAACACGAGCGAGCGGCGCCACCTGGCCGCCACCATCGGCATGTCGGGGCCCATCTCCGGCTTGATGAACAACACTCCGGTCGTCGCGCTGCTGATGCCGGTGGTCAACGACATGGCCCACAAGGCCAAGATCTCGCCGTCGAAGCTGCTCCTGCCTCTGTCGTACGCCTCGATGCTCGGCGGCATGCTCACCCTCATCGGCACCTCGACGAATATCCTCGCCTCCGACCTGTCCGCGCGTCTGCTGGACCACCGCATGGGGATGTTCGAGTTCACCCATCTCGGCCTCATCGTGCTCGTCGTGGGCGCCGTGTACCTGATCTTTGCTGCGCCAAAGCTATTGCCCGAGCGCATCAAGCCCCGGGAGGATTATCTCGAGGAGTACGCCGTCGGGCCTTATCTGACGGAGGTCTGCGTAGGTGAAGACGCGCCGATGATCGGCCTGCGGGTGGGGAAGTGGCTCGAGATCCAGAAGCTGCGCGTCGACGTGCTCGCCTTGATTCGAGGCGACGAGAAATACGACCACCCGTATCGCGATAACACCCTTCAGCCGGGCGATATGCTCCTGGTGCACGCCAGCCGGCGCCGCCTCGACGAGCTGATGGCCGTCGAAGGCATCGACGCGCTCACCTCCCCGGAGCTGACGCCCGACGAAATCATCACCGCGGGCGACTTCAACAGCGTCGTCGAACTCGTCATCCCCTCCGGGTCGCGCCTCGAGGGGCAGGCGGTCGCCGAGTCGAAGATCGCCGAACGCTTCGACGCCTTTATCCTGGCCATTCGACGCGGCGGCGAGACCATCCGAGAGCGTCTCAGCCGCCAGACCTTGGCCGGCGGCGATACGCTGTTGGTGCAGACGACCCCCGAGGGCGTCGAGACGATGCAGCGAAGCCAGGACGTCGTCGTGCTCGTCAAGCAGGAGCGCGAGGCGTTCCGGCGAGAGAAGCGCCCGTGGATGTACGCTATTATCCTCGGCGTCATCGGCTTTGCAGCCGCAGACCTCGTCCCCATCGTCGTCAGCGCACTCGCCGGCGTCGTCGCCATGGTGCTGACCGGCGTGCTTCGCCCCTCCGAGATGTACGCCGCGGTCGACTGGCGCGTGATCTTCTTACTCGCCGGCATCATCCCGCTGGGCATCGCGCTCGAACAAACCGGCACCGCTTCGTACTTGGGCCAACTGCTCGCCTCCAGCGCCTATGTCCTGCCCACGATCGTCGTCCTCTGGCTCTTCTACATCGCCACCGGACTGATCACCGAGGTCATCAGCAACAACGCCAGCGTCCTGTTGATGATCCCGGTCGCCGTCGAGACCGCCGGCTATATCGACGCCAACCCCTTCGCCTTCG